One Nitrospira sp. DNA segment encodes these proteins:
- a CDS encoding heavy-metal-associated domain-containing protein: protein MWKLVHTIIVIGVVTLSLSGFQENVDASHSRQTVTLQIDGMTCGGCVKDVKAALAKVSGVSEVGLSTGKKWIWFPNYSDARASVTFDPEKTDVEALIKAVESASSPLSAYKAQVLTK, encoded by the coding sequence ATGTGGAAACTCGTTCATACGATAATTGTGATTGGTGTTGTGACACTAAGCCTGAGCGGATTTCAAGAAAATGTCGATGCAAGCCACAGCCGGCAGACCGTCACATTGCAGATCGATGGCATGACTTGCGGGGGATGTGTCAAGGATGTCAAAGCCGCGCTGGCCAAGGTGTCCGGTGTCAGTGAGGTGGGGCTCAGCACGGGAAAGAAGTGGATCTGGTTCCCCAATTATTCGGACGCCCGCGCATCAGTGACGTTTGATCCGGAGAAGACGGATGTGGAGGCCTTGATCAAGGCGGTCGAGAGCGCCAGCAGCCCACTGTCGGCGTATAAGGCGCAGGTGCTCACCAAATAG
- a CDS encoding Do family serine endopeptidase — translation MRSTLVDSSRGMGMHSVAWGIFVGLMVPSLGLAGPQQIPAANGHDLQSQVKGTANRVIPAVVSIASTVMVRDQAFSDEALPFGLFKEPPTRRQYGQGSGVIVTPDGYIITNNHVVADAVDVEVILADRRQYKGKVVATDPKTDVAVVKIQASNLPSAIWGDSSHLAVGDFVLAIGNPLGVSRSVTFGIVSAVGRAEVGVADCEDFIQTDAPINPGNSGGALGNIHGELIGINTAIASPTGGSVGVGCAIPSNMARAAMQCLLRTGRVVRGFLGASTQDVTPSLGKIFRLPDVKGAIVTDVQSRGTAERAGLKRGDVVVRFDGRDIMDSGQLRNLVAQSPIGSKHRLDLIRDGKQYQADLVIQEAPRERTKKSQIASSAVSTVHPLSGVVFDDVTPPLARQMDLPVNTGVVVTDIEEGSLAETSGLQPGDVVLEMNRQHVNSFAVLQRLADPLKPTDLALLLVNRQGNVMYIPIQGE, via the coding sequence ATGAGAAGCACATTGGTGGACAGCAGCCGGGGTATGGGGATGCACAGCGTTGCCTGGGGTATCTTCGTCGGTCTGATGGTTCCGAGTTTGGGACTGGCCGGCCCTCAACAGATTCCGGCGGCCAACGGCCACGATTTGCAGAGCCAAGTCAAAGGTACAGCCAATAGGGTCATTCCGGCGGTGGTCAGTATCGCATCCACCGTGATGGTGCGCGATCAGGCCTTCAGCGACGAAGCCTTGCCGTTCGGTCTGTTCAAAGAGCCGCCGACCCGCCGACAATATGGCCAGGGGTCGGGCGTGATTGTCACGCCGGACGGCTACATCATCACGAATAACCATGTGGTCGCAGATGCCGTCGATGTGGAAGTGATCCTGGCGGATCGCCGCCAATACAAGGGAAAGGTGGTCGCGACGGATCCAAAGACCGACGTGGCGGTGGTGAAGATTCAGGCCTCGAATCTGCCGTCGGCGATCTGGGGGGATTCGAGCCATCTGGCCGTCGGCGACTTCGTGCTCGCCATCGGCAACCCGCTGGGAGTGAGCCGCAGCGTCACGTTCGGCATCGTGAGCGCGGTTGGGCGCGCGGAGGTCGGCGTGGCGGACTGCGAGGACTTCATCCAGACCGATGCTCCGATCAATCCTGGGAATTCAGGCGGCGCGCTCGGCAATATTCATGGCGAGCTGATCGGGATCAATACGGCGATCGCGAGTCCGACCGGCGGCAGCGTGGGAGTCGGGTGTGCGATTCCCAGCAACATGGCCCGGGCCGCCATGCAATGTCTTCTGAGGACGGGTCGTGTGGTGCGAGGTTTTTTGGGAGCCTCGACGCAGGACGTGACTCCCTCACTGGGGAAAATTTTCCGCTTGCCGGATGTCAAGGGCGCGATTGTCACCGATGTGCAATCCAGGGGGACGGCGGAACGAGCGGGTCTGAAACGAGGCGATGTGGTGGTGCGTTTCGACGGGCGGGACATCATGGACAGCGGTCAGTTGCGGAATCTGGTGGCACAATCGCCGATCGGGAGCAAACATCGCCTGGACCTCATCCGGGATGGGAAGCAGTATCAAGCCGATCTGGTCATTCAGGAAGCGCCGCGTGAACGTACGAAGAAAAGTCAGATTGCATCGTCGGCTGTATCGACGGTCCATCCGCTCTCCGGAGTGGTCTTCGATGACGTCACTCCTCCTCTGGCACGGCAGATGGATTTGCCGGTGAATACCGGCGTTGTCGTGACAGATATCGAAGAAGGCAGCTTGGCCGAAACCTCCGGTTTGCAACCGGGTGACGTCGTGCTGGAAATGAACCGACAACATGTGAACAGTTTCGCGGTACTCCAACGTCTCGCCGATCCCCTCAAACCCACCGACCTCGCCCTCTTGCTCGTGAACCGTCAGGGCAACGTCATGTATATCCCGATTCAAGGAGAATAG
- a CDS encoding Slp family lipoprotein, whose amino-acid sequence MKGESLMRIIGLITMSLWLSACSTAPMFPPAVTKGVEANTFDAKAWGDQAYHPSSAKFVSHKVELAGEIIKVIRKPDSIVILAEERPLEAKLGTDPSSVEEDGAPWFAITFKGPAEPSLLQAGNRLTVVGTTQRAGQEMLGGAPRMLPHLMAQCLHIWNTRESEPANFSYYGGSMGHHPAEERTFCLGGSNAGSSPGDGQGDVERASGGS is encoded by the coding sequence ATGAAAGGAGAGTCTCTCATGCGTATCATCGGATTGATCACGATGAGTCTGTGGTTGAGCGCTTGTTCAACCGCCCCGATGTTCCCACCGGCGGTTACGAAGGGCGTCGAAGCCAACACCTTTGACGCCAAGGCCTGGGGGGACCAGGCCTATCACCCGTCGAGCGCGAAGTTTGTCTCTCACAAAGTGGAATTAGCGGGTGAGATCATAAAAGTGATTCGGAAGCCAGACAGCATCGTCATTCTTGCCGAAGAGAGGCCCCTTGAGGCGAAGCTTGGAACGGACCCGTCGAGCGTCGAAGAGGACGGCGCACCCTGGTTTGCGATCACTTTTAAAGGGCCTGCAGAGCCGAGTCTGTTGCAGGCAGGTAATCGACTGACTGTAGTCGGCACGACGCAACGAGCCGGTCAGGAAATGCTCGGTGGCGCTCCACGAATGCTGCCGCACCTGATGGCGCAATGCCTTCACATCTGGAATACGCGAGAATCGGAACCGGCGAACTTCTCTTATTATGGAGGCTCCATGGGACATCATCCTGCGGAAGAGCGTACCTTCTGTCTTGGGGGTAGCAATGCCGGTTCCTCGCCCGGCGACGGCCAAGGCGACGTGGAGAGGGCCTCTGGAGGCTCGTGA
- a CDS encoding mercuric transporter MerT family protein, with amino-acid sequence MRPYQESTSRSTSSSKPVKVLSIGGLSAALLASVCCIGPLVFAALGVGVGATGFWAGTAGVLKGLLPYRPAFIGLTMLLLSIGFYLAYRKPETARCATGEVCAQGSPKSRNRTWLWIMASLALALVLAPYWLGL; translated from the coding sequence ATGCGTCCGTATCAGGAATCCACTTCCAGGTCCACATCGTCAAGCAAACCTGTGAAGGTCCTCTCGATCGGTGGATTGAGCGCTGCGTTGCTGGCTTCTGTCTGCTGCATTGGGCCGCTGGTTTTCGCGGCGCTTGGTGTGGGAGTCGGGGCTACAGGCTTCTGGGCCGGTACGGCTGGAGTTTTGAAGGGTCTTCTGCCGTATCGACCGGCGTTCATCGGCCTGACGATGCTTCTGCTGAGCATCGGCTTTTATCTTGCTTATAGAAAGCCGGAGACAGCGAGATGCGCGACGGGAGAAGTGTGTGCTCAGGGAAGTCCGAAGAGTCGCAACAGGACATGGCTTTGGATCATGGCGTCGTTGGCGTTGGCACTGGTTCTGGCACCCTATTGGTTGGGTCTGTGA
- a CDS encoding cupin domain-containing protein: MEKKTFKNLQAFAENNFVRKRIWQTDQLHCNIYCFEPGQQNNLHRHPVSDEVVLCLEGEGVIVVGTEQQTIKVGETVLVPMNTPHGYINTSQNHRMIISVVQCPLPIEHVPVEPGDVSTLINA, encoded by the coding sequence ATGGAAAAGAAAACGTTTAAAAACCTACAAGCCTTCGCAGAGAACAATTTCGTTCGAAAGCGGATCTGGCAAACGGACCAGCTCCATTGCAATATCTACTGCTTTGAGCCAGGACAACAGAACAACCTGCATCGCCATCCGGTCTCTGATGAAGTCGTGTTGTGCTTAGAAGGCGAAGGGGTGATTGTGGTAGGGACCGAGCAACAGACCATCAAAGTCGGAGAGACCGTCTTAGTCCCGATGAATACCCCCCATGGATACATCAATACCAGCCAAAACCACCGCATGATCATCAGCGTCGTGCAATGTCCGCTTCCGATCGAACATGTGCCGGTCGAGCCCGGCGACGTATCCACACTGATCAACGCTTAA
- a CDS encoding YnfA family protein, whose protein sequence is MSLPISLGLFVLAGLCEIGGGYLVWLWFREGRSLGYGIVGAAILILYGIIPTFQPAHFSRVYAAYGGMFIVLSLLWGWGIDGVRPDRYDVMGVMLCLGGMIIMMYVPRT, encoded by the coding sequence ATGAGTCTACCGATCTCTCTTGGGTTATTCGTGCTCGCAGGATTGTGTGAAATTGGAGGTGGGTATCTTGTGTGGCTCTGGTTCCGCGAGGGACGGTCGCTTGGCTACGGGATTGTTGGAGCGGCCATTCTTATTCTCTACGGCATCATCCCAACCTTCCAACCAGCACACTTTAGCCGAGTCTATGCCGCATACGGCGGCATGTTTATCGTATTATCCCTGTTATGGGGTTGGGGTATCGACGGAGTCCGTCCTGATCGCTATGACGTGATGGGAGTGATGCTCTGTTTGGGCGGTATGATCATCATGATGTATGTTCCCAGGACATGA
- a CDS encoding carboxymuconolactone decarboxylase family protein, whose protein sequence is MDQAPSSETGLFAELRKLSPQVTGGLLRMRQQAYRDGAVAAKHKLLTAMAISIAIRCEPCIRAYVQMAYHQGITQEELVEFLEVAMTMQGCPGEEWALKAYAAYKDCLGSGTSPATSTCCQHGVGEVNE, encoded by the coding sequence ATGGACCAAGCGCCAAGTAGTGAAACCGGACTCTTTGCAGAACTGAGAAAGTTGAGTCCGCAAGTCACCGGAGGGCTGTTGCGCATGCGGCAACAGGCGTATCGAGATGGAGCTGTGGCAGCCAAGCACAAATTACTCACTGCCATGGCCATTTCGATCGCGATTCGTTGCGAGCCTTGTATTCGTGCCTACGTCCAGATGGCCTACCACCAGGGGATCACTCAGGAAGAATTGGTCGAATTCCTCGAAGTCGCGATGACGATGCAAGGGTGCCCCGGAGAAGAGTGGGCTCTCAAGGCCTATGCGGCCTATAAAGATTGTCTGGGTAGTGGAACAAGCCCAGCAACGTCGACTTGTTGTCAGCATGGGGTCGGGGAAGTCAACGAGTGA
- a CDS encoding DUF4331 domain-containing protein, whose protein sequence is MFARIRPLILTILAVFMTTPVLAASHREAPMIANDPTADITDFYFFRSWQDPDKAILIMNVIPGQEPGSGPNYFNFADDVLYEIHIDNNKDNIAGNIVYQIRFKTEIRPPGNVFPLAYVALPPITALTGGGSEGLLVRQSYSVTERRSGRSPRDLGTGSMFAVPSNVGPRTTPKYEDLAAKGVFPLKNGGRVFAGQRDETFYIDIGGTFDTLNLHISPILSNADDANDAVIVGAPGAGTADTFSGFNVNTIALEIPISELLGPNGNKVLGAYASTSRPKVSVIKKNGDRDNSTRFVQVARMGNPLVNELIIATNMKDKWNATDAEDENEFVPFYCNSALATALNAVFGTGFPTANREDLVNALLRYAPGPPVCGSGKIHEVLAELLRVDLDVPPTQADGQRRLGPLAHDASGNATPDRAGWPNGRRPNDDVTDVALRVVAGILTNPATPNLGDGVNFNVGSVGGNKTANGIATMFPFLPTPFDGRDRRHIDPGEPF, encoded by the coding sequence ATGTTCGCTCGAATTCGACCGCTCATCCTGACGATACTGGCTGTGTTCATGACGACGCCGGTCCTAGCTGCAAGCCATCGCGAGGCTCCGATGATCGCCAATGATCCGACGGCGGATATCACGGATTTCTATTTCTTTCGGAGCTGGCAGGATCCCGACAAGGCCATCCTGATCATGAATGTGATTCCGGGTCAGGAGCCGGGCTCAGGCCCCAACTACTTCAACTTCGCGGACGACGTGCTCTATGAAATTCATATCGACAACAACAAGGACAACATCGCAGGGAACATCGTCTATCAGATCAGGTTCAAGACTGAGATCAGGCCACCAGGAAACGTGTTCCCACTAGCCTATGTCGCGTTACCTCCCATCACAGCCCTCACCGGTGGAGGATCCGAAGGGCTGCTGGTACGGCAAAGCTACAGCGTCACGGAGCGGCGGTCTGGTCGGTCGCCACGCGATCTCGGCACCGGTTCAATGTTCGCCGTGCCGTCGAACGTCGGCCCTCGCACCACGCCGAAGTACGAAGATCTGGCAGCCAAGGGGGTTTTCCCGCTGAAAAACGGAGGGAGAGTCTTCGCCGGCCAACGGGATGAAACCTTCTACATCGACATAGGAGGCACGTTCGACACGTTGAATTTGCATATCTCTCCGATTCTTTCCAATGCGGACGACGCCAACGATGCCGTCATCGTCGGAGCGCCGGGCGCCGGTACCGCCGATACGTTCAGCGGCTTCAACGTCAACACAATCGCGCTAGAAATTCCCATCAGCGAGCTCCTCGGCCCGAACGGCAATAAGGTGCTCGGCGCCTACGCCAGCACGAGCCGGCCTAAGGTCAGCGTCATCAAGAAAAACGGCGACCGTGACAACAGCACCCGCTTCGTTCAAGTGGCGCGCATGGGCAATCCGCTCGTGAACGAGTTGATCATCGCCACGAACATGAAGGACAAGTGGAACGCCACGGATGCTGAAGACGAGAACGAATTCGTTCCTTTCTACTGCAATTCGGCCCTGGCCACGGCACTCAACGCGGTCTTCGGCACCGGTTTCCCGACGGCGAACCGAGAAGATCTCGTGAACGCCTTGCTCCGGTATGCGCCGGGCCCACCGGTCTGCGGCTCCGGCAAGATCCATGAAGTCCTGGCTGAGCTCTTACGAGTCGATTTGGACGTCCCACCGACCCAGGCCGACGGCCAGAGGCGACTGGGCCCTCTCGCCCATGACGCGAGCGGCAATGCCACGCCGGATAGAGCCGGCTGGCCGAACGGTCGAAGACCCAACGACGATGTGACCGATGTCGCCTTGCGCGTCGTAGCCGGTATTCTGACCAATCCTGCGACCCCGAACCTCGGCGACGGAGTCAACTTCAACGTCGGATCAGTCGGCGGCAACAAGACAGCCAACGGTATCGCAACGATGTTTCCCTTCCTTCCAACACCGTTCGACGGACGAGACCGTCGGCATATCGATCCGGGAGAGCCATTCTAG
- a CDS encoding response regulator gives MVGYGKRLLVVDDEARLGRPLVGQLELHYFAVVAVADGLQALRELHQRHFDALITDRHIPYLDGLDLLRQCHLVWPQLPVILLSGNPPGIVWPAMAQGAFACLSKPVDIEKLIHVLSRAITHTDDPRSNQVDMLSHMPEAQRCWAL, from the coding sequence ATGGTGGGATACGGAAAGCGCCTGTTAGTGGTTGACGATGAAGCGCGGCTCGGCCGCCCTTTGGTGGGACAACTGGAGTTGCACTACTTCGCGGTGGTGGCGGTCGCGGATGGCTTGCAGGCTTTGAGGGAACTCCACCAACGTCATTTCGATGCCTTGATCACCGACCGACATATTCCGTACCTCGATGGCCTGGATCTCCTCCGGCAATGTCACCTGGTGTGGCCGCAGCTGCCCGTCATCCTCCTGTCCGGTAATCCCCCCGGTATTGTCTGGCCGGCGATGGCCCAGGGAGCCTTTGCATGTCTGTCCAAGCCGGTCGATATCGAGAAGTTGATCCATGTCCTTTCCCGAGCCATCACGCATACGGATGATCCTCGATCCAATCAGGTCGATATGCTCTCCCACATGCCGGAAGCCCAACGATGTTGGGCACTGTGA
- a CDS encoding cation diffusion facilitator family transporter — MTDQHVHNQSRGNSLTGHEDDHTHGTLDPAFLRTQRGIWALKWSLWVLLATALFQLSIALMSNSVALLADTIHNFGDAAIAIPLWIAFRVVRKKPTNRYTYGYGRVEDAAGIVIVLAIFISGVVVGYESLLRLLTPHPVEHLWAVIVASVVGFLGNEAVAVFRIKVGREIGSAALVAEGYHARTDGLGSLAVLVGALGVRFGLPLADPLIGLLITLIIFKIGWESGTSLFTRLLDGVDPEIVEEIRHAAKHVPSVEDIAEVRVRWIGHRLLAEVNIAVASDLTVEQGHDIAKEVRHQLLHHLPYLANATIHVDPFGASGERHHGISAHDHDELLTHSH; from the coding sequence ATGACCGATCAGCATGTACATAATCAATCGCGTGGCAACAGTCTCACTGGCCATGAGGATGACCATACTCATGGGACGCTTGATCCGGCGTTCCTTCGCACCCAACGAGGCATTTGGGCACTCAAGTGGTCTCTCTGGGTATTACTGGCGACCGCTCTCTTTCAGTTGAGTATTGCCCTGATGTCCAACAGCGTCGCGCTGCTTGCGGACACCATTCATAACTTTGGGGATGCGGCAATCGCCATTCCGCTCTGGATCGCCTTTCGCGTTGTCCGGAAGAAACCCACGAACCGATACACATACGGGTACGGCCGGGTAGAAGATGCGGCGGGAATCGTGATCGTCCTGGCAATCTTCATCAGCGGGGTCGTCGTGGGGTACGAATCCCTTTTGCGACTCTTAACTCCACACCCTGTTGAGCATCTGTGGGCGGTAATTGTGGCATCGGTGGTGGGCTTTCTTGGCAATGAAGCCGTTGCGGTGTTTCGGATCAAAGTCGGGAGAGAGATCGGCAGCGCAGCCCTTGTGGCAGAAGGGTATCATGCCAGGACGGATGGCTTGGGGAGTTTGGCCGTCCTTGTGGGAGCACTAGGCGTGCGGTTCGGTCTCCCCCTAGCCGATCCGCTCATTGGCCTTCTGATTACCCTGATCATCTTCAAAATCGGGTGGGAGTCCGGCACGTCTCTGTTCACGCGACTCCTCGACGGAGTGGATCCTGAGATCGTTGAGGAAATCAGACATGCCGCAAAACATGTTCCCAGCGTGGAGGATATCGCCGAGGTCCGAGTCAGGTGGATCGGCCATCGGCTCCTGGCAGAGGTCAATATCGCGGTCGCTTCAGACCTGACCGTCGAACAAGGTCATGACATCGCCAAAGAGGTGCGCCACCAACTGCTGCATCATCTGCCGTATCTTGCCAATGCCACGATTCATGTTGACCCGTTCGGCGCGTCGGGAGAGCGCCACCATGGGATCAGTGCCCATGATCATGACGAGCTACTGACCCATTCGCATTAA
- a CDS encoding S8 family serine peptidase — protein sequence MNPLAIVQLTALMDRTSGSPDVKIGLIDGPVVTQHPDLAGEHLREIPGQNGATCTQASSAACLHGTFVAGILSAKRNSPAPAICPDCTLLIRSIFPERGTNLEQMPSATPQELAEAIQDCLVAGVRVVNLSLALAHPSMKGEEALDETLNHCARRGVLVAAAAGNQATLGSSAITRHPWVIPVAACDRMGRPIGESNLGSSIGRRGLSAPGVDITSLGTASQPLTLGGTSVAVPFVTGAIALLWSEFPMASAAQVKLAVTQAYQPRRASVVPPLLDATAAYQALATARAGR from the coding sequence ATGAACCCTTTGGCGATCGTCCAGCTCACCGCGTTGATGGATCGCACCAGCGGGAGCCCCGACGTGAAGATCGGGCTCATCGACGGGCCTGTCGTCACACAGCATCCCGATCTGGCGGGCGAACACCTGCGCGAGATTCCTGGACAGAACGGTGCCACATGTACGCAGGCCAGCAGCGCGGCGTGTCTGCATGGGACCTTTGTCGCCGGCATTCTCTCCGCCAAGCGGAATTCCCCGGCACCGGCTATCTGTCCGGACTGCACTCTGTTGATTCGTTCCATCTTTCCCGAACGCGGAACCAATCTTGAACAGATGCCGAGCGCCACACCGCAAGAACTTGCCGAGGCCATTCAGGACTGCCTTGTCGCCGGGGTACGAGTTGTCAATTTGAGCCTCGCGCTGGCACACCCATCCATGAAGGGCGAAGAGGCATTAGATGAGACGCTCAATCACTGCGCCAGACGTGGAGTCCTGGTCGCTGCAGCGGCCGGCAATCAAGCCACGCTCGGCAGCTCTGCGATCACTCGCCATCCCTGGGTCATCCCGGTAGCGGCGTGCGATCGGATGGGCAGACCTATAGGCGAATCAAATTTGGGGAGTTCCATTGGCCGACGGGGACTCTCGGCGCCTGGTGTGGACATTACCAGTCTCGGAACTGCAAGCCAACCCCTCACATTGGGAGGCACGAGTGTGGCCGTGCCGTTTGTCACTGGGGCCATCGCGCTCTTGTGGTCGGAATTTCCTATGGCAAGCGCGGCGCAAGTCAAATTGGCCGTCACACAAGCGTATCAACCACGGCGAGCCTCAGTGGTCCCACCGCTTCTGGATGCCACAGCAGCCTACCAGGCCTTAGCAACCGCGAGAGCAGGGAGGTGA
- a CDS encoding HupE/UreJ family protein, translated as MRILLVIAWLLLSLPAWAHKPSDSYLSLSVQHSHVEGQWDIALRDLADAIGLDGDGNGHITWGEVRSKHDEIGAYALSYLVLSVDKQTCKTEVLEQLIDHHTDGAYSVLRFRSDCGGPIGRLAVDYRLMFDIDAQHKGLLRLTQGGQTSAAIFSRESPIQEFSVNERSPWTESMEFIHEGIWHIWLGFDHVLFLLALLLPAVLIRVDGRWQAAGDFSSVWWNVVTIVTAFTVAHSLTLSLAALDVVRLPSRLVESTIAASVVLAGLGNLYPTVMSRRWMIAFGFGLVHGFGFAAVLTDLGLPQDSLLLSLVSFNVGVELGQLAIVAAFLPLAYLIRRSWSYPRLVLNGGSLAVIAIALIWFTERAFNLQLFPL; from the coding sequence ATGCGCATCCTGCTCGTCATCGCCTGGCTTTTACTGAGCCTTCCCGCTTGGGCTCACAAGCCCAGCGACAGCTATCTCTCACTGTCCGTTCAGCACAGTCACGTTGAGGGGCAATGGGACATCGCGCTACGCGATCTGGCAGATGCCATCGGATTGGATGGGGATGGAAACGGTCACATCACCTGGGGAGAGGTCCGGAGCAAGCATGACGAGATTGGTGCCTATGCACTTTCTTATCTCGTCTTATCGGTTGATAAGCAAACGTGTAAGACTGAGGTGCTAGAGCAGCTGATCGATCACCACACAGACGGAGCTTACTCGGTGCTACGTTTCCGTTCAGATTGCGGGGGACCCATCGGACGGCTCGCGGTGGACTACCGACTCATGTTCGATATCGACGCGCAACATAAGGGACTCCTGCGGCTTACTCAAGGCGGACAAACCAGCGCCGCCATTTTCAGCCGAGAATCTCCGATCCAAGAATTCTCAGTCAACGAAAGGTCCCCTTGGACCGAGAGCATGGAATTCATTCACGAGGGCATCTGGCACATCTGGCTGGGTTTTGACCATGTTCTGTTTTTACTTGCTCTATTGCTTCCCGCTGTCCTGATCCGAGTGGATGGTCGCTGGCAAGCGGCGGGCGACTTTTCATCGGTATGGTGGAACGTCGTCACCATCGTCACGGCCTTTACCGTTGCCCATTCGCTCACGTTAAGTCTGGCTGCCCTGGATGTCGTACGATTACCATCTCGGTTAGTGGAATCGACCATCGCCGCTTCAGTGGTGCTTGCAGGACTTGGCAATTTGTATCCCACGGTCATGAGTCGTCGCTGGATGATTGCTTTTGGATTTGGGCTCGTTCATGGGTTCGGGTTTGCTGCAGTGCTTACGGATCTCGGACTGCCTCAGGATTCATTGTTGCTCAGCCTCGTCAGCTTCAACGTGGGGGTAGAACTCGGTCAGCTCGCTATCGTCGCCGCATTCTTACCTCTGGCCTATCTCATCCGCCGGTCCTGGTCCTACCCAAGATTGGTGCTCAACGGCGGATCGCTAGCGGTGATCGCCATCGCACTCATCTGGTTCACGGAACGGGCGTTCAATCTACAGCTGTTTCCGCTGTAA
- a CDS encoding DUF3365 domain-containing protein, translated as MTSFKKWLWEAALLGLAIGGATVLWPARAVPETTSMSLPMDTVADYLHAIIEADRDVYTRHVVERMQGKGIVVASEKWEETHTLPLPAQFLLESGRNIEKKGIGIQYRLISLWPINKRNISTTPLQTMALGTILNQSKRPYTGVTRVADKEYYEAVYPDLAVTQACIGCHNAHPDSPKRDFKLNDVMGAIVIRIQLGQ; from the coding sequence ATGACATCCTTCAAAAAATGGCTTTGGGAAGCTGCACTGCTGGGATTGGCAATAGGAGGCGCGACTGTGCTTTGGCCAGCTCGCGCGGTGCCTGAGACTACATCGATGAGCCTCCCGATGGATACGGTCGCCGACTATCTCCACGCCATCATCGAGGCTGACCGAGATGTGTATACCAGACATGTTGTGGAACGCATGCAAGGGAAAGGGATTGTCGTCGCGTCGGAAAAGTGGGAAGAGACGCACACCCTACCCCTGCCAGCCCAATTTCTATTGGAATCCGGTCGGAACATCGAGAAGAAGGGCATAGGCATACAGTACCGCCTGATCAGTTTGTGGCCGATCAACAAACGCAATATCTCGACAACTCCCCTCCAAACTATGGCGCTCGGCACGATCCTGAATCAGTCCAAACGCCCCTACACCGGCGTCACGAGGGTGGCTGACAAGGAGTATTATGAGGCGGTGTATCCCGATCTGGCCGTTACTCAGGCCTGTATCGGCTGCCACAACGCCCATCCTGACAGCCCAAAGCGTGACTTCAAGCTCAACGATGTCATGGGGGCGATTGTGATCCGTATTCAGTTGGGCCAGTAG
- a CDS encoding sigma-70 family RNA polymerase sigma factor, with protein MLVMSGEATKPTQDQEWAHLIARTAQGDQAALATFYDRTSPQVFGFIYKILNNREAAEEVTLDVYTQVWRQAHTYDHTRGAPGAWLMTLARTRAIDRFRAGAVEHGRLESLDSVELFASDDDTPEQDVEGQERRRYVQQALAVLTAEQRQAIALAYFYGFSQSEIAEKLQLPLGTVKTRIRLGMIKLREALAPYEDGLAL; from the coding sequence ATGTTGGTCATGTCAGGGGAAGCCACCAAGCCGACACAAGACCAAGAATGGGCGCACCTGATAGCACGGACCGCGCAGGGAGATCAGGCCGCGCTCGCCACATTCTACGATCGGACCAGTCCCCAGGTATTCGGCTTTATCTACAAGATTCTCAATAATCGTGAAGCAGCCGAAGAAGTTACGTTAGACGTCTACACCCAAGTGTGGCGCCAGGCTCATACCTATGACCATACAAGAGGGGCGCCGGGGGCTTGGCTGATGACCCTGGCACGGACAAGGGCGATCGACCGGTTCCGTGCCGGGGCGGTCGAACATGGGCGCCTCGAATCGTTGGATTCTGTCGAACTATTTGCCAGCGACGACGACACGCCGGAGCAGGATGTCGAAGGCCAAGAGCGGCGACGGTATGTCCAACAGGCCTTGGCGGTCCTGACGGCAGAGCAGCGGCAAGCGATCGCACTGGCCTATTTCTATGGCTTCAGTCAAAGTGAAATCGCGGAAAAGCTGCAGCTGCCTCTCGGTACGGTGAAGACGAGAATCAGATTGGGTATGATTAAATTGCGCGAAGCCCTCGCGCCCTATGAGGATGGTTTAGCGTTGTGA